The Chryseobacterium sp. 52 genome includes a region encoding these proteins:
- a CDS encoding 3-hydroxyacyl-CoA dehydrogenase/enoyl-CoA hydratase family protein, whose protein sequence is MKRRIKHVTVLGSGIMGSGIAAHFANIGVEVSLLDIVPFELTEAEQKKGLTKDDKVVRNRIASENFEKLKKASPALLYSPKFADRIKVGNFDDDLQKIKNTDWIIEVVVERLDIKKSVYEKIEQFRKPGTLISSNTSGIPIHFLTEGRSDDFKKYFAGTHFFNPVRYLPLLEIIPTLDTDPEIVDFYMTYGAKFLGKTTVLAKDTPAFIANRIGVFSMMDLLHNVQKLGLTVSEVDKLTGPVIGRPKSATFRTADVVGLDTLVMVANGVRQSGAEANDFNDVFALPGYIQTMMDNKWLGSKTEQGFYKKVKNAEGKSEIHGLNLDTLEYELQGKSSFPTLELTKNIDKPIDRFKVLIGGKDKAGELYRKSLGALFAYVSHKVPEISDEVYKIDDAMRAGFGWENGPFEIWDAVGVQKGIELAKDAGYEVSDWVRNVETFYKVNDEGQSIFFDKNSGNYNNIPGQDAFIILDNIRKNKTLWSNSGASIEDLGDGIINFEIRSKMNSLGGEVLDGLNRAIDLAEKEYDGLVVGNQGTNFSVGANLAMILMMAIEQDWDDLNMAIAYFQKSMMRVRYSSIPVVVAPHGMTLGGGCEMTMHADRVVAAAETYIGLVETGVGVIPGGGGTKELTLRTSREFHSDDVKNNRLREAFMNIAMGKVATSAYEAYDMGILEKGKDIVSVSKNRQIAEAKKVAKLLAEQGYTQPIEQKVKVLGKDALGMFYVGTDQMLTGNFISAHDKLIADKLANVMVGGNLSEPTVVTEQYLLNLERETFLQLCGERKTLERIQYMLQNGKPLRN, encoded by the coding sequence ATGAAAAGAAGAATCAAACATGTAACGGTTCTTGGTTCAGGAATTATGGGTAGCGGTATTGCAGCACATTTCGCCAATATTGGTGTGGAAGTGTCTCTTTTGGATATCGTTCCTTTTGAACTGACGGAAGCTGAACAGAAAAAAGGTTTGACCAAAGATGACAAAGTGGTAAGAAACAGAATTGCTTCTGAAAACTTTGAAAAGCTGAAAAAAGCGAGTCCTGCTCTTCTCTATTCTCCAAAATTTGCAGATAGAATCAAAGTAGGTAACTTCGATGATGATCTTCAGAAAATTAAAAATACGGACTGGATCATAGAAGTGGTCGTTGAAAGACTTGACATTAAGAAATCTGTTTATGAAAAAATTGAACAGTTCAGAAAACCGGGAACATTAATTTCTTCTAATACATCAGGAATTCCTATCCACTTTTTAACGGAAGGAAGAAGCGATGATTTCAAAAAATATTTTGCAGGAACGCATTTCTTCAATCCGGTAAGATACCTGCCTCTTCTAGAGATTATTCCTACCCTTGATACAGATCCGGAAATTGTAGATTTCTACATGACATACGGCGCTAAATTCTTAGGAAAAACAACCGTTTTAGCAAAAGATACTCCGGCATTTATTGCCAACAGAATTGGAGTTTTCTCCATGATGGACCTGCTTCATAATGTTCAGAAATTAGGATTAACCGTTTCTGAGGTAGATAAGTTAACCGGTCCTGTCATCGGACGTCCGAAATCTGCAACTTTCAGAACAGCTGACGTTGTAGGTCTTGATACATTGGTGATGGTTGCCAACGGTGTACGCCAGAGCGGTGCTGAAGCTAATGATTTTAATGATGTTTTTGCTCTTCCAGGCTATATCCAGACCATGATGGATAATAAATGGCTGGGTTCTAAAACAGAACAAGGTTTCTATAAAAAAGTGAAAAATGCAGAAGGAAAATCTGAAATTCACGGACTGAACCTTGATACCTTAGAATATGAGCTTCAGGGAAAATCTTCTTTCCCAACTTTAGAACTTACTAAAAATATTGATAAGCCAATTGACCGGTTTAAAGTTTTAATTGGCGGAAAAGATAAAGCAGGAGAATTATACAGAAAATCTTTAGGCGCATTATTCGCTTATGTTTCTCATAAAGTTCCTGAAATTTCTGATGAAGTTTATAAAATTGATGATGCCATGAGAGCCGGTTTCGGATGGGAAAACGGTCCGTTTGAAATCTGGGATGCTGTTGGCGTTCAAAAAGGTATTGAACTGGCTAAAGATGCCGGGTATGAAGTATCAGACTGGGTTAGAAATGTAGAAACTTTCTATAAAGTAAATGATGAAGGTCAAAGTATTTTCTTTGATAAAAACTCTGGAAACTACAATAATATTCCGGGTCAGGATGCTTTCATCATCTTAGATAATATCAGAAAAAACAAAACGCTTTGGAGTAATTCAGGAGCTTCTATTGAAGATCTTGGAGACGGAATTATCAACTTCGAGATCCGTTCAAAAATGAACTCTCTTGGAGGCGAAGTTCTGGATGGACTCAACAGAGCCATTGATTTAGCTGAAAAGGAATACGATGGTTTAGTAGTAGGAAATCAGGGTACAAACTTCTCTGTAGGAGCCAATTTAGCAATGATCCTAATGATGGCTATCGAACAGGATTGGGATGATTTGAATATGGCTATTGCTTATTTCCAAAAATCCATGATGAGAGTTCGTTACTCTTCTATCCCTGTTGTAGTTGCTCCTCACGGAATGACTTTAGGAGGCGGATGCGAAATGACGATGCATGCTGACAGAGTGGTAGCAGCAGCAGAAACTTACATTGGTCTCGTTGAAACCGGAGTTGGTGTAATTCCTGGTGGTGGTGGAACAAAAGAACTGACCCTAAGAACGTCAAGAGAATTCCACAGTGATGATGTTAAAAACAACAGACTTCGTGAAGCTTTCATGAATATCGCAATGGGTAAAGTAGCAACTTCTGCATACGAAGCTTACGATATGGGAATTCTTGAAAAAGGAAAAGATATCGTTTCTGTAAGCAAAAACAGACAGATTGCCGAAGCTAAAAAAGTCGCAAAATTATTGGCTGAACAAGGATATACTCAACCGATCGAGCAAAAAGTAAAAGTTCTTGGTAAAGATGCATTAGGAATGTTCTACGTAGGAACTGACCAGATGTTAACAGGAAATTTCATTTCTGCACACGATAAACTTATCGCCGATAAATTAGCCAACGTAATGGTGGGAGGAAATCTTTCTGAGCCTACTGTCGTTACCGAACAATACTTATTGAATCTTGAAAGAGAAACATTCCTTCAACTTTGTGGAGAGAGAAAAACTCTGGAAAGAATTCAGTATATGTTACAAAACGGAAAACCGTTGAGAAACTAA
- a CDS encoding MarR family winged helix-turn-helix transcriptional regulator: MDNNKEKIENVDLVLKQTWLAVSKMYTELAQEHDSTAVQALTLLKIDPKEGTRSTNLGPKMAIEPTSLTRIIKLLEDNGYIYKEKTTADKREVIIKLTDKGLNSRNMSKEVVVNFNKKVMEKIAPEKIETFKEVMTEIMKIANELLNNRK, encoded by the coding sequence ATGGATAATAATAAAGAAAAAATAGAAAACGTAGATTTAGTTTTAAAACAGACCTGGCTGGCTGTTTCAAAAATGTACACAGAACTTGCTCAAGAGCATGATTCCACAGCTGTACAAGCGCTCACCCTTCTTAAAATTGATCCCAAAGAAGGTACCAGAAGTACAAACTTAGGCCCCAAAATGGCCATTGAACCTACCTCTTTAACCAGAATCATTAAGCTTCTGGAAGATAACGGCTATATCTATAAAGAAAAAACCACCGCCGATAAAAGGGAGGTGATTATTAAGCTTACAGATAAAGGTCTGAATTCCAGAAACATGTCAAAGGAAGTTGTGGTCAATTTCAATAAGAAAGTAATGGAGAAGATCGCTCCTGAGAAAATTGAAACCTTTAAAGAAGTCATGACCGAGATCATGAAAATTGCAAACGAATTATTAAATAACAGAAAATAA
- a CDS encoding ABC transporter ATP-binding protein, whose translation MPLEIRQASIGYDKTLISNAHADLKLGDVCLLIGNNGVGKTTLIKSILHQISLLDGEILINHKNIKDFSVKEIAENIAIVFSKSNIPQHYTVEDLISLGKYIYYPFYFELKKEDREEISYIIDELDLSQYRHTLLKNLSDGNLQKAFIGRAITQNSPIIILDEPTTHLDEKNKLIILKTLRKLAKEQHKIILFSSHDWRLAKEFADKIWYVKDHQLFSGIVEDILLQHDELTNVSLFQVNENFVPPSIAAPQVHKEMLYSLLQKNFEKDLSSLHFEYKNGFWEILSSNAKQQYESFEEIINFVKNIH comes from the coding sequence ATGCCTCTAGAAATCCGACAAGCCAGCATAGGCTACGACAAAACCTTAATTTCAAATGCTCATGCAGATCTGAAACTGGGCGACGTATGCCTTCTGATAGGAAATAATGGGGTTGGAAAAACAACGCTGATCAAATCTATTTTACATCAGATTTCTCTTTTAGATGGAGAAATATTGATTAATCATAAAAATATAAAAGACTTTTCCGTTAAAGAGATTGCAGAAAATATAGCTATTGTTTTCTCAAAATCAAATATTCCACAGCATTATACGGTTGAAGATTTGATTTCTTTGGGAAAGTATATCTACTACCCTTTTTATTTTGAACTTAAAAAAGAGGACAGAGAGGAAATATCTTATATTATCGACGAGCTGGATCTCAGCCAATACAGACATACGCTTCTTAAAAATCTTTCGGACGGAAATCTGCAGAAAGCATTTATTGGACGTGCTATCACGCAGAATTCACCTATTATTATCCTGGATGAACCTACTACCCATCTGGATGAGAAAAATAAATTAATCATTTTAAAAACACTCCGGAAACTGGCCAAAGAGCAGCACAAAATCATCCTGTTCTCTTCCCACGACTGGAGACTGGCCAAAGAATTCGCAGATAAAATATGGTATGTAAAAGACCATCAGCTCTTCTCCGGAATTGTAGAAGATATTCTGCTTCAGCATGATGAACTTACCAATGTTTCGTTATTCCAGGTGAATGAAAATTTTGTTCCTCCTTCTATTGCAGCTCCACAGGTTCATAAAGAAATGCTCTATTCTTTGTTGCAGAAAAATTTTGAAAAAGACCTTTCTTCCCTACATTTTGAATATAAGAATGGTTTTTGGGAAATCCTCAGTAGCAATGCGAAACAGCAATACGAATCTTTCGAAGAAATAATCAATTTCGTTAAAAACATTCATTAA
- a CDS encoding iron ABC transporter permease, translating to MSKKFKILCLLLTAAIIITAVINLNTGFLSLNLQDFFLDSSQSQIAEIRINRVLVMLLAGISIPTSGFLMQEYFQNPLAGPDILGITSVASLSVAFYILFSHDFLIPEFLQNSFLSLSAIAGSLVLMLVLLSMSNKFQDKSYLIIFGFLVSAFAGAIVSLLQFYAENQSLKNYILWSFGANNMVTRNQIYVLSILVFVGLFFCFKTIKPLIGNSLGTSYAQSLGVNLNQLKILIIAASSLLSASITAFLGPILFIGIIVPHFCRLIYNPSKLWQQWILNMFLGMLMMMLFSVVAEKTQIPLNVISSVFGIPVILLMLLKQNKV from the coding sequence ATGTCAAAAAAATTCAAGATCCTGTGTTTACTGCTGACAGCCGCTATTATTATTACCGCGGTTATCAACCTGAACACAGGATTTTTAAGTTTAAATCTCCAGGACTTTTTTCTAGACTCTTCCCAAAGCCAGATTGCTGAGATCCGTATTAATCGGGTATTGGTTATGCTTTTGGCTGGAATTTCAATTCCTACTTCAGGTTTCCTGATGCAGGAATATTTTCAGAACCCTTTGGCTGGCCCGGATATTTTGGGAATCACTTCTGTAGCCAGTTTATCAGTAGCATTTTATATTTTATTTTCTCACGATTTTCTAATCCCTGAATTTCTGCAGAACAGTTTCCTCAGCCTTTCAGCCATTGCAGGAAGTCTTGTCTTAATGCTCGTTCTTCTTTCCATGTCAAATAAATTCCAGGACAAATCCTATCTTATTATATTTGGATTTTTAGTTTCTGCGTTTGCCGGTGCTATTGTTTCACTGCTGCAGTTCTATGCTGAAAACCAGAGCTTGAAAAACTATATTTTATGGTCTTTCGGTGCTAACAATATGGTGACAAGAAACCAGATTTATGTTCTGTCTATTTTGGTGTTTGTAGGATTATTTTTCTGTTTTAAAACTATAAAACCACTGATCGGCAATTCATTGGGAACTTCTTATGCACAAAGTCTGGGCGTCAATCTTAACCAACTGAAAATCCTGATTATCGCTGCCTCTTCCCTACTTTCAGCATCTATTACCGCATTTTTGGGACCTATCTTATTTATAGGAATTATTGTCCCCCATTTTTGCAGACTCATCTATAATCCCTCCAAATTATGGCAGCAATGGATTCTGAATATGTTTCTGGGAATGTTGATGATGATGCTATTTTCTGTAGTGGCAGAAAAGACACAGATCCCTTTAAATGTAATAAGTTCTGTATTTGGAATACCTGTGATTTTGTTGATGCTTTTGAAACAGAATAAGGTTTAA
- a CDS encoding TlpA family protein disulfide reductase: MKKIILSTIILTALYSCKKEGQKTGDNHLASDSISTVETKQPEAAKINLKQTSPQELSKDLAKSNDTLYVTNFFATWCGPCMQEIPHFKKKIQELNGKAVKFTFVNIYNKPAWETEVPVFAKESGLADKIVLLDDSKIDQNFFSNFKSWKGNGIPFTFFRKGNNTDEIEGSMSEQMLDEKINSFLQ; this comes from the coding sequence ATGAAGAAGATAATTTTATCCACGATAATTCTTACCGCTCTTTACAGCTGTAAAAAAGAAGGCCAGAAAACAGGAGATAACCATCTTGCTTCGGATTCAATTTCTACAGTGGAAACAAAACAGCCTGAAGCCGCTAAAATTAATTTAAAGCAGACTTCACCACAAGAATTATCCAAAGATTTAGCAAAAAGCAACGATACCTTATATGTTACCAATTTCTTTGCAACATGGTGTGGACCCTGTATGCAGGAAATCCCCCATTTTAAGAAAAAAATTCAGGAATTGAACGGGAAAGCAGTAAAATTTACATTCGTGAATATTTACAACAAACCTGCCTGGGAAACTGAAGTTCCTGTTTTTGCAAAAGAAAGTGGCTTGGCAGATAAAATTGTTTTACTTGATGATTCTAAAATTGATCAGAATTTTTTCAGCAATTTTAAAAGCTGGAAAGGAAACGGAATTCCTTTTACCTTCTTTAGAAAAGGGAATAATACGGACGAAATTGAAGGATCAATGTCTGAACAAATGTTGGATGAAAAAATCAACTCATTCTTACAATAA
- a CDS encoding ferredoxin--NADP reductase, translating into MEQQIYKGKLIQFHPLKIAKKEQLTKNTFSLEFEIPENLQENFKFEAGQFVSIKFMAHNQEVINDYSMTSAPYEKKIGLGIKVNSSKGATSELFRNYKAGDELMVGEPSGRFTLVSKPSEFRTIVAFAAGIGITPILSHFKNILHTEPRTRLFLFFGNKSSEELIYREQLDHLAKAYGDRLQIFYFFSQEKTTDQFFYGRLDEKKLNLIINQILHLDDTDEESTIWDAVDEVLICGKGEMIKSLANACYHHGIPKKNIHFELFEEYNDDIYPVEKEFPLIENINIDFKIFGKEYQTSLNDNREKILQQLLIQKFPVPYSCKSGICGSCECYLEEGEVELLENEYLTEKEEAQGKILACMSIIKSKKIKLNFDLS; encoded by the coding sequence ATGGAACAACAAATCTATAAAGGGAAACTGATACAGTTTCATCCGTTAAAAATAGCGAAAAAGGAACAACTGACCAAAAATACTTTTTCTCTGGAATTCGAGATTCCTGAGAATTTGCAGGAGAATTTTAAGTTTGAAGCGGGTCAGTTTGTAAGCATAAAATTTATGGCTCATAACCAGGAAGTCATTAACGATTATTCAATGACTTCGGCTCCTTATGAGAAAAAAATAGGCCTTGGAATAAAGGTTAATTCATCCAAGGGAGCCACTTCAGAATTATTCAGAAATTATAAAGCAGGAGATGAACTGATGGTAGGCGAGCCTTCCGGAAGATTTACCCTGGTTTCCAAGCCCAGTGAGTTCAGAACGATTGTTGCTTTTGCAGCGGGGATAGGAATTACTCCGATTCTGAGCCATTTTAAAAATATTCTGCATACTGAACCCCGGACAAGATTATTTTTGTTTTTTGGGAATAAAAGTTCGGAAGAGCTTATTTACAGAGAACAATTGGATCATCTTGCCAAAGCTTACGGTGACAGACTTCAAATTTTCTATTTTTTTTCACAGGAGAAAACAACTGATCAGTTTTTCTATGGAAGACTGGATGAAAAAAAACTGAATCTTATCATCAACCAGATTCTCCATCTGGATGATACAGATGAGGAATCTACGATCTGGGATGCAGTTGACGAAGTGCTGATTTGTGGGAAAGGAGAGATGATCAAATCACTGGCTAATGCCTGTTATCACCACGGGATTCCAAAAAAGAATATTCACTTTGAGCTTTTTGAAGAATATAATGACGATATTTATCCTGTAGAAAAAGAATTTCCTTTAATTGAAAATATTAATATAGATTTTAAAATCTTTGGAAAGGAATATCAGACAAGCCTTAATGATAATAGAGAAAAGATTTTACAACAGCTTCTGATCCAGAAATTTCCAGTGCCATATTCATGTAAATCCGGAATTTGCGGGAGCTGTGAATGCTATCTTGAAGAAGGAGAGGTGGAATTGCTTGAAAATGAATATCTGACGGAAAAAGAAGAAGCACAGGGAAAAATATTAGCGTGTATGTCCATTATAAAAAGTAAGAAAATAAAGCTTAACTTTGACCTTAGTTGA
- a CDS encoding vancomycin high temperature exclusion protein produces MRIIKNIFNLTFISIEIGILVICLCNAWVFGLTNGRTYTKISKIPPREIALVLGTSPKMRSGLSNPYFTKRMDAAALLYHHGKIKKIIVSGEKSKGYNEPAAMKNYLVNQEGVPEDIIIEDPKGFNTYKSILRCKDVYRKKDVIIVSQGFHNLRALFFARNNNMNALGFDAQDVTKPESFYRNQAREVLARVIAVVYFILGISPD; encoded by the coding sequence TTGAGAATTATTAAGAACATATTTAACTTAACTTTTATATCAATAGAAATAGGAATTCTGGTGATATGTCTGTGTAATGCCTGGGTTTTCGGGCTTACCAACGGCCGTACCTATACTAAGATTTCAAAGATTCCACCACGTGAAATTGCCCTGGTTCTGGGAACTTCTCCAAAAATGAGATCCGGTTTATCCAATCCTTATTTTACGAAAAGGATGGATGCTGCAGCCCTTCTTTATCATCACGGAAAAATAAAAAAAATCATTGTAAGTGGTGAAAAAAGCAAAGGCTATAATGAACCGGCTGCGATGAAGAATTATCTGGTCAATCAGGAAGGAGTTCCTGAAGATATTATTATTGAAGACCCGAAAGGATTTAATACCTATAAAAGTATTTTACGCTGTAAAGATGTGTACAGGAAGAAAGATGTCATTATTGTATCACAGGGATTTCATAATCTCCGTGCCTTATTTTTTGCAAGGAATAACAATATGAATGCTTTGGGATTTGATGCTCAGGATGTCACCAAGCCTGAAAGTTTTTACAGAAATCAGGCCAGAGAAGTTCTGGCCAGAGTGATTGCTGTAGTATATTTTATATTGGGAATTTCTCCGGATTAG